From a region of the Myxococcaceae bacterium JPH2 genome:
- a CDS encoding MarR family transcriptional regulator, translating into MNIKRGPRWDPESAPTFWINHASRLLMRHFEQRLRPLDFGMAYLPVVFALEENGSLLQRQLAELAHVEQPTMAALLTRMERDGLITREPHPSDKRASQIVLSAKAKARVPAAKEQLWEVAEQATAGFTARERATLISLMRRMVENLDATPED; encoded by the coding sequence ATGAATATCAAGCGAGGCCCCCGCTGGGACCCCGAATCGGCGCCGACCTTTTGGATCAACCACGCGTCCCGGTTGTTGATGCGGCACTTCGAGCAGCGGCTCCGGCCGCTCGACTTCGGGATGGCGTACTTGCCGGTCGTGTTCGCGCTCGAGGAGAACGGCTCGCTCTTGCAGCGGCAGCTCGCCGAGCTGGCCCATGTCGAGCAACCCACGATGGCGGCGCTGCTGACGCGGATGGAGCGCGACGGACTCATCACCCGAGAGCCGCACCCGAGCGACAAGCGGGCGAGTCAAATCGTTCTCTCGGCGAAGGCGAAGGCGCGCGTGCCGGCGGCGAAGGAGCAACTGTGGGAGGTGGCCGAGCAGGCAACCGCGGGCTTCACCGCGCGCGAGCGCGCGACGCTCATCTCGCTCATGCGCCGGATGGTGGAGAACCTGGACGCGACGCCCGAGGACTGA
- a CDS encoding class I SAM-dependent methyltransferase produces MSVPSSSADFDRAYLAPFTLWGDLRIPSEVKDLVRQESPRTSLELGCGVGRISRYLAHQGLRATGVDFSPVAISHAKARVAQDAVRPEYLVGDVTRLDSLQGPFDMAVDVGCFHCFNPEGQRAYVAEVARLLKPGATHLIWALDSTPSDLKLSPDVVQRIFAPSFELRRARSSRRRVVASHWYWLVHAGR; encoded by the coding sequence ATGTCCGTCCCCTCGTCGAGCGCCGATTTCGACCGTGCCTACCTCGCCCCCTTCACCCTCTGGGGCGACCTGCGCATCCCCTCCGAAGTGAAGGACCTGGTCCGGCAGGAATCACCCAGGACCTCTCTGGAGCTGGGGTGTGGAGTCGGGAGGATCTCCCGCTACCTGGCCCACCAAGGCCTGCGCGCCACGGGGGTCGACTTCTCTCCCGTCGCCATCTCCCACGCGAAGGCCCGGGTCGCGCAGGATGCCGTCCGCCCCGAGTACCTCGTCGGAGACGTGACGCGCCTGGATTCTCTCCAGGGACCGTTCGACATGGCCGTGGATGTCGGGTGCTTCCACTGCTTCAACCCTGAGGGTCAGCGGGCCTATGTCGCGGAGGTGGCGCGCCTGCTCAAGCCAGGAGCCACGCATCTCATCTGGGCGCTGGACTCCACGCCGAGCGACCTGAAGCTTTCGCCCGATGTCGTGCAGAGAATCTTCGCCCCGAGCTTCGAGCTGCGGCGTGCTCGGTCGAGCCGACGCCGCGTCGTCGCGTCCCATTGGTACTGGCTGGTCCACGCCGGCCGCTGA
- a CDS encoding alpha/beta hydrolase: MNATRDSRTAVLDGLRMHYTVMGEGPPLLLLHGFTGVGADWAHVFDLEALSRQYRLIIPDLRGHGRSDNPSEDFTMRQCAVDVLTLLDSLGVERCRALGMSLGGNTLLHVATRAPGRIESMVLVSSTPYYPAQARRLMATFTEESRSEAEWAEMRSKHMQGDAQIRALWRHARGFANSFDDMNFTSPLLGTVRAPTLVVQGDRDPLYPVELSVELYRALPASRLWVVPGGGHCPIFGEQREPFARAALAFLATSPNDLRA; this comes from the coding sequence ATGAATGCAACGAGAGACTCGCGGACCGCCGTGCTCGACGGACTGCGCATGCACTACACGGTGATGGGCGAGGGCCCTCCCCTGCTGTTGCTCCATGGCTTCACCGGCGTGGGCGCGGATTGGGCCCATGTCTTTGATTTGGAGGCGCTGAGCCGCCAGTACCGGCTGATCATCCCGGACCTGCGCGGCCATGGCCGCAGCGACAATCCCTCGGAGGACTTCACCATGCGCCAGTGCGCGGTGGATGTCCTGACGCTGCTGGACTCGCTGGGAGTCGAGCGGTGTCGCGCCCTGGGAATGAGCCTGGGCGGCAACACGCTGCTCCATGTCGCGACTCGCGCCCCTGGACGCATCGAGAGCATGGTGCTCGTGTCCAGCACGCCGTACTACCCCGCGCAGGCGCGCCGGCTCATGGCCACCTTCACGGAGGAGTCGCGCTCCGAAGCGGAGTGGGCGGAGATGCGCTCCAAGCACATGCAGGGTGACGCGCAGATTCGCGCGCTCTGGCGCCACGCGCGCGGCTTCGCGAACAGCTTCGACGACATGAACTTCACCTCGCCCTTGCTGGGCACGGTGCGCGCGCCGACCCTGGTCGTCCAGGGAGACCGGGATCCGCTCTATCCCGTGGAGCTTTCGGTCGAGCTGTACCGCGCGCTTCCGGCGTCCCGCCTGTGGGTCGTTCCGGGTGGTGGCCATTGCCCCATCTTCGGGGAGCAGCGCGAACCCTTCGCTCGCGCCGCACTGGCCTTCCTCGCGACTTCCCCCAACGACCTCAGGGCGTAG
- the ddpX gene encoding D-alanyl-D-alanine dipeptidase has translation MRVALGWLVAVGLGLGSGALAQAPQRAASPPAPDAKNAGIAPLVDATTVVEDLVLDLRYATPDNFLNRKVYPDGARCLLLPDAARRLKQAADALRPKGYRLKVYDCYRPRAVQWEMWKIMPKPGYVADPRKGSNHNRGAAVDLTLVTREGGEVEMPTPFDSFSPAAHQGYAGGTPASREHRAILLEAMTATGFTPNKMEWWHFDLPGATKLPVQDVPFTPPTP, from the coding sequence ATGCGCGTCGCATTGGGATGGCTGGTGGCGGTAGGGCTGGGGCTGGGAAGCGGAGCGCTCGCGCAAGCGCCCCAGCGAGCAGCGAGCCCCCCGGCGCCGGATGCGAAGAACGCGGGCATCGCGCCGCTGGTGGACGCGACGACGGTGGTGGAGGACCTGGTGCTGGACCTCCGCTATGCGACGCCCGACAACTTCCTGAATCGCAAGGTGTATCCCGACGGCGCGCGGTGTCTGTTGTTGCCAGACGCCGCGCGCCGGCTGAAGCAAGCGGCGGACGCGCTGCGGCCGAAAGGCTATCGGCTGAAAGTCTATGATTGCTATCGGCCGCGCGCGGTACAGTGGGAGATGTGGAAGATCATGCCCAAGCCTGGGTATGTGGCGGACCCGCGCAAGGGCTCCAATCACAACCGAGGCGCGGCGGTGGATCTGACGCTGGTGACGCGGGAGGGGGGCGAGGTGGAGATGCCCACCCCGTTCGACAGCTTCAGCCCAGCGGCGCACCAGGGCTATGCGGGAGGAACGCCCGCGTCCCGAGAGCACCGGGCCATCCTCCTCGAGGCGATGACGGCGACGGGCTTCACGCCGAACAAGATGGAGTGGTGGCACTTCGACTTGCCCGGCGCCACGAAGCTCCCGGTTCAGGACGTGCCGTTCACGCCGCCTACGCCCTGA
- the queC gene encoding 7-cyano-7-deazaguanine synthase QueC, with product MTKRAVVLLSGGLDSTTCLAMAKAAGFEPVCLGIAYGQRHSVELERARKVAQVMGVTDVRIVTVDLRQIGGSALTADIPVPKDRSDGEMSHEIPVTYVPARNALFLSMALGLAEVVGATDIYIGVNAVDYSGYPDCRPEFIRSFESMANLATKAGVEGARFTVHAPLSGLTKAQIIQEGVRLGVDYGLTHSCYDPDAKGRACGRCDSCLLRKKGFEEAGVPDPTPYTDGV from the coding sequence ATGACGAAGCGCGCGGTGGTGCTCCTGTCCGGGGGCCTGGATTCGACGACGTGTCTGGCGATGGCGAAGGCGGCGGGTTTCGAGCCCGTATGTCTGGGCATCGCGTATGGACAGCGTCACTCGGTGGAGCTGGAGCGGGCCCGCAAGGTGGCTCAGGTGATGGGCGTGACGGACGTCCGAATCGTGACGGTGGACCTGCGCCAGATTGGTGGCTCGGCGCTCACGGCGGACATCCCGGTGCCCAAGGACCGCTCGGACGGCGAGATGTCGCACGAGATTCCCGTGACGTACGTGCCGGCGCGCAACGCGCTGTTCCTCTCCATGGCGCTGGGCCTGGCGGAGGTGGTGGGCGCCACGGACATCTACATCGGCGTCAACGCGGTGGACTACAGCGGCTATCCGGACTGCCGCCCCGAGTTCATCCGCTCCTTCGAGTCCATGGCGAACCTGGCCACCAAGGCGGGCGTGGAGGGCGCGCGCTTCACGGTGCACGCGCCGCTGTCGGGCCTGACGAAGGCGCAGATCATCCAGGAGGGCGTGCGGCTGGGCGTGGACTACGGCCTGACCCACTCCTGCTACGACCCGGACGCGAAGGGCCGCGCGTGTGGCCGGTGTGACAGCTGCCTGCTGCGCAAGAAGGGCTTCGAGGAGGCCGGAGTCCCGGACCCTACGCCGTACACGGACGGAGTCTGA
- a CDS encoding acyltransferase — MAQPLPAAPSPDERQSAEPTARIPGAESPAPASLRLPFLEGLRGLAALYVLNHHMLQTVGWTPPTPGVSAPWRHVVDLFVRGHSAVVVFIVLSGYCLMLPVVRSRRRELSGGWRTYLRRRAHRILPPYYAAFVFSLLCVLPSFLLGRESGRHSFSPGNVASHLALVHNLFPEWVYATNGPLWSIATEWQIYFFFPFLLLPAWRRWGGAAAIGAGTAVGCALTWAFPSIHSAAPWFIGLFALGMVAASINFAEHESPTWERVPWVWLAVGFGVGAEVLVYVYPPLNWYAPSGVERSPFHWVSDFILALGTACLVVHCTRVTTRGEEATSRWVRGLTPRWLVALGGFSYSLYLVHVPLLIRVEQVGRALGLSSGGLYAFLALVGAPLIVVASRMFHRYFEQPFLGPGPVASSSRAS; from the coding sequence ATGGCCCAGCCCCTGCCCGCAGCGCCGTCCCCCGACGAGCGGCAGTCCGCTGAGCCCACCGCGCGAATCCCCGGCGCGGAGTCTCCCGCTCCAGCCTCATTGCGCCTGCCCTTCCTGGAGGGGCTGCGCGGTCTCGCCGCGCTCTACGTGCTGAACCACCACATGCTCCAGACCGTGGGCTGGACACCGCCCACCCCCGGCGTGAGCGCGCCGTGGCGGCACGTCGTGGACCTGTTCGTCCGAGGCCACTCGGCGGTCGTCGTCTTCATCGTCCTGTCGGGCTACTGCTTGATGTTGCCGGTGGTGCGCTCGCGGCGACGCGAACTCTCGGGAGGGTGGCGCACGTACCTGCGCCGTCGCGCGCATCGCATCCTGCCGCCGTACTACGCGGCCTTCGTGTTCTCGCTCTTGTGCGTGCTGCCCTCGTTCCTGCTGGGGCGGGAGAGCGGGCGGCACAGCTTCTCGCCGGGCAACGTGGCCTCGCACCTGGCGCTCGTGCACAACCTGTTTCCCGAGTGGGTCTACGCGACCAACGGCCCCCTGTGGAGCATCGCCACGGAGTGGCAGATCTACTTCTTCTTCCCCTTCCTCCTGTTGCCTGCGTGGCGGAGATGGGGCGGAGCGGCGGCCATCGGCGCGGGCACGGCGGTAGGCTGCGCGCTGACGTGGGCCTTCCCGAGCATCCACTCAGCGGCGCCTTGGTTCATCGGCCTGTTCGCGCTCGGCATGGTGGCCGCGTCCATCAACTTCGCTGAGCACGAGTCGCCGACTTGGGAGCGCGTGCCGTGGGTCTGGCTCGCGGTCGGGTTCGGGGTGGGCGCCGAGGTGCTTGTCTACGTCTATCCCCCGCTCAACTGGTACGCCCCCTCCGGCGTGGAGCGCAGCCCGTTCCATTGGGTGAGCGACTTCATCCTCGCGTTGGGAACGGCCTGCCTCGTGGTGCACTGCACTCGGGTGACGACGCGCGGCGAGGAGGCGACGAGCCGCTGGGTGCGCGGGCTCACACCGAGGTGGCTGGTGGCCCTGGGGGGCTTTTCGTACAGCCTGTATCTGGTGCACGTGCCGCTGCTGATTCGAGTGGAGCAGGTGGGGCGTGCGCTCGGTCTGTCGTCCGGTGGGCTGTATGCGTTCCTGGCGCTCGTGGGGGCACCGCTCATCGTGGTCGCCAGCCGGATGTTTCACCGGTACTTCGAGCAGCCCTTCCTGGGGCCGGGCCCGGTGGCTTCATCCAGTCGGGCGAGCTGA